GGTCTTCTTCGAACGGCAGGTCGCCGCGGCCATCAAAACCTTTCAGATGTGTTCCCGAGACGACCGGATCCTCGTGGCCGTCAGCGGCGGGAAGGACTCCTTGGCCCTGGCCTGGCAGCTCCAGCGCCTGAATCTGAACGTCTCGGCCCTCCACCTCGACCTGGGCATTGCCGATTCTTCGACCGTGGCCAGAGCCCACACCGAATCAATGTGCCGACAATTCGGCATCGACCTCCACGTCGTTGAATTCGCCGATCTCAAAATGGCCATACCCGACGTCAAGGCCAGGATCAAACGGCCGATCTGCTCGGTATGCGGTCGGCTCAAACGTCACGTGTTCAACCGGTACGCCCTGGAGAACGGCTTCGATGTCCTGGCCACAGGCCACAACCTCGACGATGAAACGGCCCGCCTTTTGTCCAACACCCTGCGCTGGGACACCGACTATCTGGCCGGGCAGAGCCCGTCTCTGCCCGGGGACCCGGGCTTCGCCCGCAAAATCAAACCCCTATGTCAGTTGACCGAATACGAGACTGCAGCCCTGTGCTTTCTGGCCGGACTCAACTACGGCCATCAACCCTGTCCCTACAGCCCAGGAGCGACCTTCACCCGGTACAAGATCCTTCTGAACAACCTCGAGGACGACCAGCCAGGGCGCAAACGCTCCTTCTACAGTCAATACTTGCGCCAGGCCAGGCCGGTTTTCGAACGTCTTCGTGAGGACCGTTCGACCCCGGCCATCGCCCCCTGCCAGGGATGCGGCTCCCCGACTACCGCCGGGCTCTGCTCGGTCTGCCGGATCCGGGAGGCCATGGACCTGGAACCACTGACCATCATCCCTTCGAGCAAATCAAAAACGCCATGCCCATGAGAACATTTCTGCAGGCCAAGATCCATCGGGCCGTGATCACCGATGCCAACCTCGACTACGAGGGCAGCATCTCCATCTGTCCCGACCTCATCACCGCGGCCGGACTCTTCCTTTTCGAA
This is a stretch of genomic DNA from Deltaproteobacteria bacterium. It encodes these proteins:
- a CDS encoding adenine nucleotide alpha hydrolase family protein, translated to MKCKRCRKTAAVALPSHHAAFCPECFLVFFERQVAAAIKTFQMCSRDDRILVAVSGGKDSLALAWQLQRLNLNVSALHLDLGIADSSTVARAHTESMCRQFGIDLHVVEFADLKMAIPDVKARIKRPICSVCGRLKRHVFNRYALENGFDVLATGHNLDDETARLLSNTLRWDTDYLAGQSPSLPGDPGFARKIKPLCQLTEYETAALCFLAGLNYGHQPCPYSPGATFTRYKILLNNLEDDQPGRKRSFYSQYLRQARPVFERLREDRSTPAIAPCQGCGSPTTAGLCSVCRIREAMDLEPLTIIPSSKSKTPCP